In Streptomyces alboniger, the following are encoded in one genomic region:
- a CDS encoding DUF4360 domain-containing protein: protein MAGALLLSGAVAALIGSTLPAHSPAGTLEPPPDKIVIEVATVNGSGCPRGTAAVAVSEDNTAFTVTYSDYLAQAGGSADPTAFRKNCQLNLIVYVPQGFTYAIASADYRGYASLQPGAKGIEKASYYFQGSPNTAAKSHEFKGAYNDNWQATDTTDWAQLVWAPCGERRNFNINTELRVDAGTSDPARTSLMTMDSTDGDISTEYHMAWKECPRR from the coding sequence ATGGCTGGTGCACTGCTGCTGAGCGGCGCCGTCGCGGCGCTGATCGGCTCGACGCTTCCCGCGCACAGCCCGGCCGGGACCCTCGAACCGCCGCCGGACAAGATCGTGATCGAGGTCGCCACGGTGAACGGCTCGGGCTGCCCGCGCGGCACCGCGGCCGTCGCCGTCTCCGAGGACAACACGGCCTTCACGGTCACCTACAGCGACTACCTCGCCCAGGCGGGCGGCAGCGCGGACCCCACCGCGTTCCGCAAGAACTGCCAGCTCAACCTCATCGTGTACGTGCCGCAGGGCTTCACGTACGCGATCGCCAGCGCGGACTACCGCGGCTACGCCTCGCTCCAGCCGGGCGCCAAGGGCATCGAGAAGGCCTCGTACTACTTCCAGGGCTCACCGAACACGGCCGCGAAGTCCCATGAGTTCAAGGGCGCCTACAACGACAACTGGCAGGCCACCGACACGACCGACTGGGCGCAACTGGTCTGGGCGCCGTGCGGGGAGCGGCGCAACTTCAACATCAACACGGAGTTGCGCGTGGACGCGGGCACCTCGGACCCCGCGAGGACCAGCTTGATGACGATGGACTCGACGGACGGCGACATCAGCACGGAGTATCACATGGCGTGGAAGGAGTGCCCGCGCCGCTGA
- a CDS encoding TetR/AcrR family transcriptional regulator, translating to MAGRRRWSTEEILDAAAELLRTSDTDSFSVRKLAAALGTDSSSLYRHFRSKTELLRAVADRILLAAVDGYHPEGDWKQRITALALRVREAFRQQPQLAAVWGRYASSGTGSRLVMEEVLQALRAAGVPDEEIPARYHRIAILIAALIASEAGVSAITPEEQEQGMELFRVAVLGADPERFPALAHFARDVRPLGVDRRAAFEEILAAHLVHIEAHRAGFSGAGTPSTPCDTPC from the coding sequence ATGGCAGGCCGAAGGCGCTGGTCAACCGAAGAGATCCTGGACGCGGCGGCGGAGCTGCTGCGCACGAGCGACACGGATTCGTTCAGCGTGCGCAAGCTGGCCGCGGCCCTCGGGACCGACTCCTCCAGCCTCTACCGGCACTTCCGCAGCAAGACCGAGCTGCTGCGCGCTGTCGCCGACCGGATCCTCCTGGCCGCGGTGGACGGCTACCACCCCGAGGGCGACTGGAAGCAGCGCATCACGGCCCTGGCCCTGCGCGTGAGAGAGGCCTTCCGGCAGCAGCCCCAGCTCGCCGCGGTCTGGGGACGCTACGCGTCGAGCGGTACCGGTTCCCGGCTGGTGATGGAAGAGGTACTCCAGGCCCTGCGCGCAGCGGGAGTGCCCGACGAGGAGATTCCGGCGCGCTACCACCGGATCGCGATCCTCATCGCCGCGCTGATCGCCTCCGAGGCCGGGGTCAGCGCCATCACCCCCGAGGAGCAGGAACAGGGCATGGAGCTGTTCCGCGTCGCGGTGCTCGGCGCCGACCCCGAACGCTTCCCCGCCCTGGCCCACTTCGCCCGCGACGTCCGCCCCCTGGGAGTGGACCGCCGCGCAGCGTTCGAGGAGATCCTCGCGGCGCACCTCGTCCACATCGAGGCGCACCGCGCGGGATTCAGCGGCGCGGGCACTCCTTCCACGCCATGTGATACTCCGTGCTGA
- a CDS encoding serine hydrolase domain-containing protein, which produces MTNPLDSAVLNAAIEDVHRAGMPGLFAEVRDGEQVWRGAAGAADVVTGRPVTADMRHRVGSITKTFTAAAVLQQVESGRIDLDAPIGGYLPKLVPGERGDAITVRMLLNHTSGFAEYLPYAYPSLKAFPAIADTGPQSLDDHRHTRFDPAALIEMGVTAPAFGPPGGTPGLYSNTNYLLLVELLEEVTGTTAERYITRNVIERAGLQDTELPAGPHVDGPHSQLYEAWFGMIDPPRDYSVYDMSWVGPSASLISTVADLNRFFGMLLAGEIVSPSSLAQMRRTVPVVSQEGKTIDYGLGLHPMEGPGQGTFWGHGGTVWGGGALAMIRADGKRQMAVAVNMQRWNRLDSAGRPQPHPIDAALATLYRVAMYG; this is translated from the coding sequence GTGACGAACCCTCTGGATTCCGCGGTGTTGAACGCGGCCATCGAAGACGTCCACCGCGCCGGGATGCCGGGCCTGTTCGCCGAGGTGCGAGACGGCGAGCAGGTCTGGCGCGGTGCCGCCGGGGCCGCCGATGTCGTCACCGGCCGCCCCGTCACCGCAGATATGCGGCACCGGGTCGGCAGCATCACCAAGACCTTCACCGCCGCCGCGGTCCTTCAGCAGGTCGAGAGCGGTCGGATCGATCTCGACGCGCCGATCGGCGGGTACCTTCCGAAGCTGGTTCCCGGAGAGCGCGGTGACGCGATCACGGTCCGGATGCTGCTCAACCACACCAGTGGCTTCGCCGAGTACCTCCCGTACGCCTACCCCTCCCTCAAGGCGTTCCCCGCCATCGCGGACACCGGGCCCCAGAGCCTGGACGACCACCGGCACACGCGGTTCGACCCCGCCGCACTGATCGAGATGGGGGTCACCGCACCCGCGTTCGGCCCCCCGGGCGGCACTCCGGGGCTGTACTCCAACACCAACTACCTGCTCCTCGTCGAACTCCTCGAAGAGGTGACCGGTACGACGGCCGAGCGGTACATCACCCGGAACGTCATCGAGCGCGCCGGGCTCCAGGACACCGAACTCCCCGCCGGGCCCCACGTCGACGGGCCGCACTCGCAGCTCTACGAGGCGTGGTTCGGCATGATCGACCCGCCGCGCGACTACAGCGTCTACGACATGTCATGGGTGGGTCCCTCGGCCTCGCTGATATCGACCGTCGCGGACCTAAACCGCTTCTTCGGCATGCTGCTGGCCGGGGAGATCGTCAGCCCCTCGTCACTGGCGCAGATGCGACGCACGGTCCCGGTCGTCTCCCAGGAGGGGAAGACGATCGACTACGGACTCGGCCTGCACCCGATGGAGGGTCCCGGTCAGGGCACCTTCTGGGGCCATGGCGGCACGGTCTGGGGCGGTGGAGCGCTGGCCATGATCCGTGCCGACGGCAAGCGGCAGATGGCGGTCGCGGTGAACATGCAGAGGTGGAACAGGCTCGACTCCGCCGGCAGGCCGCAGCCCCATCCCATCGACGCCGCGCTCGCGACGCTGTACCGCGTGGCGATGTACGGCTGA